From Pseudorca crassidens isolate mPseCra1 chromosome 15, mPseCra1.hap1, whole genome shotgun sequence, one genomic window encodes:
- the ZAN gene encoding zonadhesin codes for MRITFIFFLSVSKSMPRKEKPLDWKPVSSSSRENSVLTQCDFEDDSKPLCDWSQVSKDDGAWTRASEPSPTSSTAPPGGYPNGKGYYLRMDSNTFRPGGVARLRSPPVWEQGLLCVRFAYYMFGPSWGAQLKLLLTTDPKGKRPNVLWKHRNTQSPSWIPTAVTVPIGRILPSRLTFEGVRGSTAYLDIALDAISIRRGSCSRVCKTQTCSFDTPNDLCGWSWIPTASGAKWVQKKGSTGVPNVGPEDDFSSPGSGFYMLLDPKNAKPRQSSALLSPVLQSFGCLSLSFHYTLRGQSPGAALTVYASDLGSRRKHTLFSGQPGPNWQPVSVNYTGQGQIQFTVVGVFGEIPEPVVAVDAISIAPCGESFPQCDFEDEAHPFCDWVQALQDGGHWTQGSKNTLIQGTGPSGASLNGEGHFVYLEADKFSQAGQSFRLTSRTFCAPGAICVEFTYHMYGLGNGTKLRLLLGSPADSSPTPLWERVGSQSADWLNVSITVPSGHQQPMQLMFEAERGTSTAFIVALGFISISHGTCHGPASVAPPSKPAVTCTGPPETPVCTEKLVAPEETPTVPTEIFTIPTGKPVAPTERTTFPTKKTTIPTEKPTVPTERTTFPTKKTTIPTEKPTVPTERTTFPTKKTTIPTEKPTVPTERTTFPTKKTTIPTEKPTVPTERTTFPTKKTTIPTEKPTVPTERTTIPTKKTTIPTEKPTVPTERTTIPTEKPTVPTERPTVPTTPQPSPTLVPTWPTVFVMPSTSMTTVTPATTATPRPTPASCPPNAHYERCACPASCQSPAPSCGLLCKSGCVCDPGFLFSDSHCINASSCNCSYNDNYYKPGTGWFSPNCTERCRCQPGGRTECQPYKCGTHTVCQLKNGQYGCHPYGTATCFIYGDPHYLTFDGRHFSFMGKCTYILAQPCGNSTEPFFRLTVKNEERGQEGVSCLSKVYVTLPETTITLLKGRHTLVGDQRVTLPAIPSKGIFLTPSGRSVQLQTAFGLRVRWDGDQQLSVSVPSTYSGKLCGFCGNYDGDSSNDNQKPDGRPARDETELGISWRASEDEDHECQENRASPPSCDTALQNTVSGPEFCGRLTVAHGPFEACLPHLRASSFFDNCVFDMCNFQGLQQMLCAHMSALTETCQDAGYVVKPWRGPQFCPLACPPNSRYTLCAKLCPDTCHSELSGMACQNRCVEGCECDPGFVLSGLQCVPRSECGCLDPTAGYFKVGERWFKPGCRQLCICEGSNRTRCEQWRCQAQEVCGRQDGIYGCHAQGSATCTVSGDPHYLTFDGALHHFMGTCTYTLTQPCWLRSPENYFVVSATNEFRGGNLEASYVKTVQVQVFNLRISMIKGRKVMLDGRRVALPVWPAQGRVNVRSSGSFILLYTDFGLQVRYDGNHLVEVTVPSSYAGRLCGMCGNFNNNSLDDNLQPDKRPAVSSVKLGASWKLNELSEPGCFAEGGGPPRCLGKKVTEAWNKNCDILMNPQGPFSQCHGVVAPHSSFTSCVYGQCGTKGDTSTLCRSLQAYASLCARAGQALAWRNTTFCPLNCPLGSSYSTCANPCPATCLSLSAPSYCPSSLPCAEGCECQKGHILSGTSCVPLSQCGCTSQRGSYHPVGESWYTDNTCSRLCTCSAHNNISCLQTACEPGQMCGSRDGLIRCRAAGMGECHLRNASHYASFDGSYHAVRGTCTYVLVKICHSTVDLPFFKISGKNGKRKDQPHTFYLRQVHVDIFNTLVTLRKDQVLINGTRVTLPATTQIRGVKVISRDGYTVLTINIGVQVKFDGNGFLEVEIPKAYYEKTCGMCGNFNGEEEDDLLMPNDELALDDIMYVDSWQDEEIDPNCQEDDKKTEAEPQEKPNTNCRAADLARAREQCQAAFQAPAWAKCATRVIPSPFLLRCTHSLCESGGLNHALCQSLQAFGAACQAQGIKPPIWRNSSFCPLDCSAHSVYTTCIPSCPPSCWDPEGQCKGSRVPSTCEEGCDCEPGYVLSGQQCVPRSQCSCRDAQGNSLPAGKSWFSGGCSKRCACRAGVIQCGPFACPSGSQCQPNKDGKDYCAPEKSEQCTIYGDPTYRTFDGFSYRFQGRMTYFLIKTLDVLPDGVEPLVVEGRNKVLPSFNPIFLHEIIVTVYGYTVQLQTELGLVVNGQKVTIPYEPNDQLRVTMRGHRLYLITDFELVISFNGKNNAVISLPITYRRLVRGLCGNYDQNKRNDFMLPDGALTQNLLVFGSSWEVKKTKGGLPRFSREVQEEEVKEEEASGFHVSECSPEQLELIEHTRACSVLVDPQGPFAACHQPVAPEPFLEHCVSDLCAARDPKEQDERRCQVLSGYAIICQEVGANPVSWRNHTHCALPCPANTVYQSCMTPCPASCATLAAPRDCKGPCVEGCASLPGYIYSGAQSLPLAHCGCTNNGIYYQQGDGFVTEDCSQRCTCASSGVLLCEPLSCSPGEICTLGNLTRGCFRDSPCLQNPCQNDGRCQEQGTHFTCECELGYGGHLCTEPRDVPPPKKPEASNFAVILLGLLVTVLVIVSAVTRECISRKRRGEKMQGQTRDELPDFAPDHAFKVAQF; via the exons ATGAggatcacatttattttttttctctctgtctccaaaTCAATGCCAAGGAAAGAGAAGCCTCTGGACTGGAAGCCCGTCTCTAGCAGCTCGAGGGAAAACT CCGTTCTCACCCAGTGTGATTTTGAGGATGACTCCAAACCCCTCTGTGATTGGAGCCAAGTGTCTAAAGATGACGGGGCCTGGACTCGGGCCAGTGAGCCCTCCCCCACCAGCAGCACCGCGCCCCCCGGCGGGTACCCCAATGGAA AGGGCTACTACCTGCGCATGGACTCCAACACCTTCCGCCCGGGCGGGGTGGCGCGCCTGCGCAGCCCCCCCGTATGGGAGCAAGGCCTCCTCTGCGTGCGCTTCGCCTACTACATGTTCGGGCCGTCGTGGGGCGCCCAGCTCAAGCTGCTGTTGACCACGGACCCCAAGGGCAAGCGCCCCAACGTGCTCTGGAAACACAGGAACACCCAGAGCCCCTCCTGGATACCCACCGCCGTCACGGTGCCCATCGGGCGCATCCTGCCCAGTCGG CTGACATTTGAAGGAGTCAGGGGCAGCACGGCTTATCTGGACATCGCTCTGGATGCCATCTCTATCCGTCGGGGCTCCTGCAGTCGGG TCTGCAAGACGCAAACGTGCAGTTTTGACACTCCAAATGATCTCTGTGGCTGGAGCTGGATCCCGACGGCCTCTGGGGCCAAGTGGGTCCAGAAGAAGGGGTCAACAGGGGTGCCGAACGTGGGGCCTGAGGATGACTTCTCTAGCCCTGGTA GTGGCTTCTACATGCTCCTGGACCCCAAGAATGCAAAACCGAGGCAGAGCTCTGCCCTCCTGAGCCCTGTGCTCCAGTCCTTCGGCTGCCTGAGCCTGTCCTTTCACTACACCCTACGTGGCCAGTCTCCTGGCGCAGCCCTCACGGTCTATGCTTCCGACTTGG GCAGCCGCCGGAAACACACACTCTTTTCAGGACAACCCGGACCCAACTGGCAGCCCGTTTCTGTCAATTACACAGGCCAGGGACAGATTCAG tTCACCGTGGTGGGCGTGTTTGGAGAGATCCCAGAGCCAGTGGTGGCGGTGGATGCAATCAGCATTGCTCCCTGCGGGG AGAGCTTTCCTCAGTGTGACTTTGAAGATGAGGCCCATCCCTTCTGTGACTGGGTCCAGGCATTACAGGATGGCGGACACTGGACCCAGGGAAGTAAAAACACGCTCATCCAGGGTACAGGCCCCTCGGGAGCCTCCCTTAATGGAG AGGGTCACTTTGTCTACCTTGAGGCTGACAAGTTCTCCCAGGCAGGCCAGTCTTTCAGACTGACGAGCCGGACCTTCTGTGCCCCGGGTGCGATCTGTGTGGAGTTTACCTACCACATGTATGGCCTCGGGAATGGCACAAAGCTCAGGCTTCTGCTGGGGAGCCCTGCGGACAGCTCCCCAACTCCTCTCTGGGAACGAGTTGGGTCTCAAAGCGCTGACTGGCTGAACGTCTCCATCACCGTCCCTTCGGGACATCAACAGCCCATGcag CTGATGTTTGAGGCCGAGAGGGGCACCAGCACCGCCTTCATTGTTGCTCTGGGTTTCATCTCGATCAGTCACGGGACCTGTCATG gACCTGCATCAGTAGCGCCTCCTTCCAAACCTGCCGTTACCTGCACTGGCCCTCCTGAAACCCCTGTCTGCACAGAGAAACTTGTGGCCCCTGAGGAAACACCCACCGTCCCCACTGAAATATTCACCATCCCCACAGGGAAACCTGTGGCCCCCACCGAAAGGACCACCTTCCCCACTAAAAAGACCACCATCCCCACAGAAAAACCCACGGTCCCCACCGAAAGGACCACCTTCCCCACTAAAAAGACCACCATCCCCACAGAAAAACCCACGGTCCCCACCGAAAGGACCACCTTCCCCACTAAAAAGACCACCATCCCCACAGAAAAACCCACGGTCCCCACCGAAAGGACCACCTTCCCCACTAAAAAGACCACCATCCCCACAGAAAAACCCACGGTCCCCACAGAAAGGACCACCTTCCCCACTAAAAAGACCACCATCCCCACAGAAAAACCCACGGTCCCCACCGAAAGGACCACCATCCCCACTAAAAAGACCACCATCCCCACAGAAAAACCCACGGTCCCCACCGAAAGGACCACCATCCCCACGGAAAAACCCACAGTCCCCACTGAAAGGCCCACAGTTCCCACgacaccccagcccagcccaactCTTGTACCCACCTGGCCAACAGTTTTCGTGATGCCAAGTACCTCCATGACCACTGTGACCCCGGCCACCACTGCAACCCCAAGACCTACTCCAG CGAGCTGCCCGCCGAATGCCCACTACGAGCGCTGCGCCTGCCCAGCATCCTGCCAGAGCCCCGCGCCCAGCTGTGGGCTCCTTTGCAAGTCCGGCTGTGTCTGCGATCCTGGCTTTCTGTTCAGCGACTCCCACTGCATCAATGCCTCTTCCTGCAATTGCTCCTACAATGACAATTACTATAAG CCAGGGACGGGGTGGTTCAGCCCCAACTGCACAGAACGTTGCCGCTGCCAGCCTGGCGGTCGGACGGAGTGCCAGCCCTATAAGTGCGGGACACATACAGTGTGCCAGCTGAAGAATGGCCAGTACGGATGCCACCCCTATG GCACTGCCACCTGCTTCATCTACGGAGACCCTCATTACCTGACCTTCGACGGGAGGCACTTTAGCTTCATGGGCAAGTGCACCTACATCCTGGCCCAACCCTGTGGCAACTCGACGG agCCATTCTTCAGGCTGACGGTGAAGAATGAGGAGCGAGGACAGGAGGGCGTGTCCTGCCTGAGCAAGGTCTACGTGACTCTGCCcgaaaccaccatcaccctgctcAAGGGCAGACACACGCTG GTTGGGGATCAGCGAGTCACCCTCCCAGCCATACCTTCTAAAGGCATCTTCCTGACTCCAAGCGGGCGATCTGTGCAGCTGCAGACGGCATTCGGTCTGCGGGTGAGATGGGATGGTGACCAGCAGCTGTCTGTGAGCGTGCCCAG CACCTACTCTGGCAAACTCTGCGGTTTCTGTGGCAACTATGATGGAGACAGTAGCAACGACAACCAGAAGCCGGATGGTAGACCAGCGCGAGATGAGACGGAGCTGGGTATCAGCTGGCGGGCCTCGGAGGATGAAGACCACGA GTGCCAGGAGAACCGGGCATCTCCCCCATCTTGCGACACTGCCTTGCAGAACACTGTGTCAGGGCCAGAGTTCTGTGGACGGCTCACGGTCGCTCACGGACCTTTTGA GGCCTGCCTGCCTCACCTCAGGGCCTCTTCCTTCTTCGACAACTGCGTGTTTGACATGTGTAATTTCCAGGGGCTGCAGCAGATGCTGTGTGCCCACATGTCGGCCTTGACCGAGACCTGCCAGGATGCCGGCTACGTGGTGAAGCCCTGGAGAGGACCCCAGTTCTGCC CGCTGGCCTGTCCACCCAACAGCCGATACACCCTGTGTGCCAAGCTGTGCCCCGACACCTGCCATTCCGAGCTCTCGGGCATGGCCTGCCAGAACCGCTGCGTGGAGGGCTGCGAGTGCGACCCGGGCTTCGTCCTCAGCGGTCTCCAGTGCGTCCCCAGGTCCGAATGTGGCTGCCTTGACCCCACGGCCGGCTACTTCAAG GTAGGGGAGCGGTGGTTCAAGCCAGGCTGCAGACAGCTCTGCATCTGCGAGGGCAGCAACAGAACTCGCTGTGAGCAGTGGAGGTGCCAGGCCCAGGAGGTGTGTGGTCGGCAGGATGGCATCTATGGCTGCCACGCTCAAG GGTCCGCTACCTGCACTGTCTCGGGGGACCCCCATTACCTGACATTCGACGGAGCCCTGCACCACTTCATGGGCACCTGCACCTACACCCTGACCCAGCCTTGTTGGTTGAGGTCCCCAGAAAATTACTTCGTCGTGAGTGCCACCAACGAGTTCCGCGGCGGAAACTTGGAGGCCTCCTATGTCAAAACCGTCCAAGTGCAGGTCTTCAACCTCAGAATCTCCATGATCAAAGGCCGCAAGGTCATG CTGGATGGTCGCCGGGTGGCCCTGCCCGTGTGGCCTGCACAAGGCCGGGTGAACGTGAGGTCCAGTGGCTCCTTTATCCTCCTCTACACGGACTTCGGGCTTCAAGTTCGCTATGATGGGAACCACCTGGTGGAAGTGACCGTGCCCTCCTCCTACGCTGGCCGGCTCTGCGGGATGTGCG GGAACTTCAACAACAACAGCCTAGATGACAATCTGCAGCCTGATAAAAGGCCTGCGGTCAGCTCCGTGAAGCTGGGGGCCTCCTGGAAGCTAAATGAGTTGTCTGAACCTGG ctGCTTTGCTGAGGGTGGCGGGCCCCCCAGGTGCCTGGGGAAGAAAGTGACGGAGGCCTGGAATAAGAACTGTGATATCTTAATGAACCCTCAGG GACCCTTCTCCCAGTGCCACGGGGTGGTGGCCCCGCACTCCAGCTTCACCAGTTGCGTGTACGGCCAGTGTGGGACCAAGGGCGACACCTCGACCCTGTGCCGCTCCCTGCAGGCCTACGCGTCCCTGTGCGCCCGCGCAGGCCAGGCCCTCGCCTGGCGGAACACCACCTTCTGCC CTCTGAACTGCCCACTGGGCAGCAGCTACAGCACCTGTGCCAACCCCTGCCCGGCCACCTGCCTCAGCCTGAGCGCTCCATCATACTGCCCGTCCTCGCTGCCCTGTGCCGAGGGCTGCGAGTGCCAGAAAGGCCACATCCTGAGTGGGACCTCCTGTGTGCCCCTCAGCCAGTGTGGCTGTACCAGCCAGAGGGGATCCTACCACCCG GTCGGGGAGAGCTGGTACACGGACAACACCTGCTCCAGGCTCTGCACCTGCTCCGCTCACAACAACATCTCCTGCCTCCAGACCGCCTGCGAGCCTGGCCAGATGTGCGGGTCCCGGGATGGGCTGATACGGTGCCGGGCGGCAG GGATGGGAGAGTGCCACCTCCGCAACGCGTCCCACTACGCAAGCTTCGATGGCAGTTACCATGCGGTCAGGGGCACCTGCACTTACGTCTTGGTGAAAATATGCCACTCCACCGTGGACCTGCCTTTCTTCAAGATCAGTGGCAAGAATGGGAAGCGGAAAGACCAGCCCCACACTTTCTACCTCCGCCAGGTCCACGTGGACATCTTCAATACCCTGGTCACCCTGAGGAAAGACCAAGTGCTG ATCAATGGCACACGGGTCACCCTCCCGGCGACCACCCAGATCCGGGGAGTCAAAGTCATTTCCAGGGACGGCTACACCGTGCTCACCAtcaacattggggtgcaagtcAAGTTTGACGGCAATGGTTTCCTAGAGGTCGAAATCCCCAAAGCCTATTATGAAAAG ACCTGCGGCATGTGCGGGAACTTCAACGGCGAGGAAGAAGACGACCTATTGATGCCTAATGACGAACTAGCCCTGGATGACATCATGTATGTGGACAGTTGGCAAGACGAGGAGATCGACCCAAA TTGCCAAGAAGATGACAAGAAGACTGAAGCAGAACCTCAGGAGAAGCCAAACACGAACTGCCGGGCAGCTGACCTGGCAAGAGCCCGGGAGCAATGCCAGGCGGCTTTCCAGGCTCCAGCCTGGGCGAAGTGTGCCACCCGCGTGATTCCCAGTCCCTTCCTGCTCAGATGTACCCACAGCCTCTGTGAGTCTGGAGGCCTCAACCATGCCCTCTGCCAGTCCCTACAAGCCTTCGGGGCCGCCTGCCAGGCCCAGGGGATCAAGCCTCCGATCTGGAGAAACAGCAGCTTCTGCC CTCTGGACTGCTCCGCCCACAGCGTCTACACCACCTGcattccctcctgccctccttcctgctgGGACCCGGAAGGCCAGTGCAAAGGCTCCAGAGTGCCCTCCACCTGCGAGGAGGGCTGTGACTGTGAGCCCGGCTACGTGCTCAGTGGACAGCAGTGTGTGCCCAGGAGCCAGTGCAGCTGCAGGGACGCCCAGGGCAACTCCCTCCCT GCGGGTAAGTCCTGGTTCTCCGGAGGCTGCTCCAAGAGGTGTGCCTGCAGAGCGGGCGTCATTCAGTGCGGGCCCTTCGCCTGCCCCTCGGGCTCCCAGTGCCAGCCCAACAAGGACGGCAAAGACTACTGCGCACCCGAGA AGTCGGAGCAATGCACAATTTATGGGGACCCCACTTACCGCACATTTGATGGCTTCAGCTACCGCTTCCAGGGCCGCATGACCTACTTTCTGATCAAGACCTTGGACGTGCTCCCTGATGGGGTGGAGCCCTTGGTCGTGGAGGGCCGCAACAAGGTGCTTCCGTCCTTCAACCCCATCTTCCTGCACGAAATCATCGTGACGGTCTACGGCTACACAGTCCAGCTCCAGACGGAACTGGGACTTGTA GTCAACGGTCAGAAGGTGACCATCCCCTACGAGCCCAACGACCAGCTGCGGGTCACCATGCGAGGCCACCGCCTGTATCTGATCACAGACTTTGAGCTGGTCATCAGCTTCAATGGAAAGAACAACGCAG TGATCTCCCTGCCCATCACGTACCGAAGGCTTGTGCGCGGCCTGTGCGGCAACTACGACCAGAACAAGAGGAATGATTTTATGCTGCCCGACGGTGCCCTCACCCAGAACCTCCTTGTCTTTGGCAGCAGTTGGGAGGTGAAGAAGACCAAGGGAGGCCTCCCCCGCTTCTCAAG GGAGGTACAAGAGGAGGAAGTGAAAGAAGAGGAGGCGTCAGGCTTTCATGTGTCAGAATGCAGCCCGGAGCAGCTGGAGCTCATCGAGCACACACGGGCGTGTAGTGTGCTGGTGGACCCCCAGGGCCCCTTCGCTGCCTGCCACCAGCCTGTGGCCCCGGAACCCTTCCTGGA GCACTGTGTGTCTGATCTGTGTGCCGCCCGGGACCCCAAAGAGCAGGACGAGCGGCGTTGCCAGGTCCTCAGCGGGTACGCCATCATCTGCCAGGAGGTGGGCGCCAACCCAGTCAGCTGGCGGAACCACACCCACTGCG CCTTGCCGTGTCCAGCCAATACCGTCTATCAGAGCTGCATGACACCCTGCCCAGCCTCCTGTGCCACTCTGGCAGCTCCCAGGGACTGCAAGGGCCCCTGCGTGGAGGGCTGTGCCAGCCTCCCAGGCTACATCTACAGCGGTGCCCAGAGCCTCCCCCTGGCCCACTGCGGCTGCACCAACAATGGCATCTACTACCAG cAGGGTGACGGCTTCGTGACCGAGGATTGCTCCCAGCGCTGCACCTGTGCCAGCTCGGGGGTCCTGCTGTGTGAGCCCCTCAGCTGCAGCCCTGGGGAGATCTGCACCCTGGGGAACCTCACTCGTGGCTGCTTCCGAG ACAGCCCGTGCCTACAGAACCCCTGTCAGAATGATGGTCGCTGCCAGGAGCAGGGAACCCACTTCACCTGTGAGTGTGAGCTTGGTTACGGGGGACACCTCTGCACGGAGCCTCGGGATGTGCCACCCCCCAAAAAGCCAG AAGCCTCCAACTTTGCGGTCATCCTGTTGGGATTGCTGGTGACTGTGCTGGTCATAGTGTCAGCAGTGACCAGAGAATGCATttccaggaagaggagggg GGAGAAAATGCAGGGCCAGACCAGAGACGAGCTGCCAG ATTTTGCTCCAGACCATGCCTTCAAAGTCGCTCAGTTTTGA